In one Triplophysa rosa linkage group LG13, Trosa_1v2, whole genome shotgun sequence genomic region, the following are encoded:
- the atoh8 gene encoding transcription factor atoh8 isoform X1 produces MRNTLHVNDGHKVLHSVSGDKKCKRKARDPVKRDLSYFKLYNTSHPMDETLGSSAAMKTNPVEMIASRDDSDTLNTAIDMRINTEKTVDNSAKTSAQVSVLNRPQVFVLSQRAVSQAPASGSRSECAESPGRRAGEPSGAVTQIKAVQQTRRLLANARERTRVHTISAAFEALRKQVYCITTVPCYSYGQKLSKLAILRIACNYILSLAQLAELDYSPDHGNLSFRECVEQCTRTLQAEGRSKKRKVNSSGEDIFQFLMKTHCILKGSKETAVWFYENKMENFSL; encoded by the exons ATGAGGAATACGCTGCATGTCAATGACGGACACAAGGTCCTCCACTCGGTGTCCGGAGACAAGAAATGCAAGCGGAAAGCGCGAGATCCCGTCAAGCGTGATTTATCTTACTTTAAACTGTACAACACATCGCATCCGATGGACGAGACGCTGGGAAGCAGCGCTGCGATGAAGACCAACCCCGTGGAAATGATCGCGTCGCGGGATGACAGCGACACTTTAAACACCGCTATCGACATGAGGATTAATACCGAGAAGACTGTCGATAATAGCGCTAAAACAAGCGCGCAGGTGTCGGTGTTGAACCGTCCGCAGGTTTTTGTGTTGTCTCAGCGCGCAGTCAGTCAGGCGCCTGCGAGCGGCAGCAGGAGCGAGTGCGCGGAATCACCCGGGAGACGCGCAGGAGAGCCGTCTGGCGCGGTCACGCAGATCAAAGCCGTGCAGCAGACGCGCAGGCTGCTGGCGAACGCGCGAGAGAGGACGCGCGTGCACACCATCAGCGCTGCCTTTGAGGCGCTCAGAAAGCAGGTATACTGCATTACTACA GTACCCTGCTACTCTTACGGGCAGAAGCTTTCCAAGCTGGCTATATTAAGAATAGCTTGCAACTACATACTGTCCCTCGCTCAGCTTGCCGAGCTGGACTATTCCCCAGACCACGGCAATCTGAGCTTCCGAGAGTGTGTGGAGCAGTGCACTAGAACTCTACAGGCTGAGGGGCGATCCAAGAAACGCAAGGTAAATAGCAGTGGTGAAGACATTTTCCAGTTTCTCATGAAGACCCACTGTATCCTGAAAGGCTCCAAGGAGACTGCTGTATGgttttatgaaaacaaaatggaAAACTTCTcactttag
- the atoh8 gene encoding transcription factor atoh8 isoform X2, with the protein MRNTLHVNDGHKVLHSVSGDKKCKRKARDPVKRDLSYFKLYNTSHPMDETLGSSAAMKTNPVEMIASRDDSDTLNTAIDMRINTEKTVDNSAKTSAQVSVLNRPQVFVLSQRAVSQAPASGSRSECAESPGRRAGEPSGAVTQIKAVQQTRRLLANARERTRVHTISAAFEALRKQVPCYSYGQKLSKLAILRIACNYILSLAQLAELDYSPDHGNLSFRECVEQCTRTLQAEGRSKKRKVNSSGEDIFQFLMKTHCILKGSKETAVWFYENKMENFSL; encoded by the exons ATGAGGAATACGCTGCATGTCAATGACGGACACAAGGTCCTCCACTCGGTGTCCGGAGACAAGAAATGCAAGCGGAAAGCGCGAGATCCCGTCAAGCGTGATTTATCTTACTTTAAACTGTACAACACATCGCATCCGATGGACGAGACGCTGGGAAGCAGCGCTGCGATGAAGACCAACCCCGTGGAAATGATCGCGTCGCGGGATGACAGCGACACTTTAAACACCGCTATCGACATGAGGATTAATACCGAGAAGACTGTCGATAATAGCGCTAAAACAAGCGCGCAGGTGTCGGTGTTGAACCGTCCGCAGGTTTTTGTGTTGTCTCAGCGCGCAGTCAGTCAGGCGCCTGCGAGCGGCAGCAGGAGCGAGTGCGCGGAATCACCCGGGAGACGCGCAGGAGAGCCGTCTGGCGCGGTCACGCAGATCAAAGCCGTGCAGCAGACGCGCAGGCTGCTGGCGAACGCGCGAGAGAGGACGCGCGTGCACACCATCAGCGCTGCCTTTGAGGCGCTCAGAAAGCAG GTACCCTGCTACTCTTACGGGCAGAAGCTTTCCAAGCTGGCTATATTAAGAATAGCTTGCAACTACATACTGTCCCTCGCTCAGCTTGCCGAGCTGGACTATTCCCCAGACCACGGCAATCTGAGCTTCCGAGAGTGTGTGGAGCAGTGCACTAGAACTCTACAGGCTGAGGGGCGATCCAAGAAACGCAAGGTAAATAGCAGTGGTGAAGACATTTTCCAGTTTCTCATGAAGACCCACTGTATCCTGAAAGGCTCCAAGGAGACTGCTGTATGgttttatgaaaacaaaatggaAAACTTCTcactttag
- the LOC130563618 gene encoding uncharacterized protein LOC130563618, whose product MSSRKRHFWGEEETDFLLQTLREMNIDRYKDGRKRRNSLIFRKVCAKHKAAGFIRSCDQVKHRWKTLKSIYYKAKRQNISSSDGAFKHFDTMEEIFGHRPSVTSNQTVTSDDVHCKDESPVAENECLTFDEDECDENGVDDEESGIEEIQPMKTENEPLILTQPLHESSAPAESTTSTQPSISLEIINCTPASTSQQPSVQDMFKEKSPCCTALHAQYQHFFERMQQTQNMWLERHLEQSHAREERLIARVLAEHTHSMEALINQLFAGLRSLLPHHQLQSNPQPIHTSPDILSPHPDHMINPTEHLQTSSVPSQPEDHACGSGQDTPVNQKT is encoded by the exons ATGTCCAGCAGAAAAAGACATTTTTGGGGCGAGGAGGAGACAGATTTTCTCCTGCAGACATTAAGGGAGATGAATATAGATCGATATAAAGACGGACGAAAGCGTCGCAACAGTCTCATCTTCAGAAAGGTTTGCGCTAAACATAAAGCAGCGGGCTTTATTCGCTCATGTGACCAGGTGAAACACCGCTGGAAAACGCTCAAATCCATTTACTACAAGGcaaaaagacaaaatatttCCAGTTCTGATGGAGCGTTTAAGCATTTCGATACAATGGAAGAGATTTTTGGCCACAGACCTTCGGTAACGTCAAATCAGACTGTAACGTCAGATGATGTCCACTGTAAAGACGAATCTCCCGTCGCGGAAAACGAGTGCTTGACTTTTGACGAGGATGAATGTGATG AAAATGGTGTGGATGATGAGGAAAGCGGAATCGAAGAAATCCAGCCAATGAAAACAGAGAATGAGCCACTTATTCTCACACAACCATTACATGAGAGCTCAGCTCCGGCAGAAAGCACCACATCCACCCAACCGTCCATTTCTTTAGAGATCATCAACTGTACCCCGGCATCCACTTCCCAGCAGCCCTCTGTTCAAG ACATGTTCAAAGAAAAAAGCCCATGTTGCACTGCACTGCATGCACAGTATCAACACTTTTTTGAAAGAATGCAGCAGACACAAAACATGTGGCTGGAGCGTCACCTTGAACAGAGTCATGCCCGAGAGGAACGACTCATTGCTCGAGTGCTCGCCGAACACACTCACTCTATGGAGGCCTTAATAAACCAGCTTTTTGCAGGATTAAGAAGCCTCCTGCCCCATCACCAGCTGCAGTCAAATCCCCAGCCGATTCATACATCCCCAGATATCCTCAGTCCACACCCTGATCATATGATCAACCCTACAGAGCACCTGCAGACATCAAGTGTTCCTTCTCAACCTGAGGACCACGCCTGCGGTTCAGGGCAAGATACACCAGTCAATCAAAAAACGTGA
- the atoh8 gene encoding transcription factor atoh8 isoform X3: MRNTLHVNDGHKVLHSVSGDKKCKRKARDPVKRDLSYFKLYNTSHPMDETLGSSAAMKTNPVEMIASRDDSDTLNTAIDMRINTEKTVDNSAKTSAQVSVLNRPQVFVLSQRAVSQAPASGSRSECAESPGRRAGEPSGAVTQIKAVQQTRRLLANARERTRVHTISAAFEALRKQVYCITTVPCYSYGQKLSKLAILRIACNYILSLAQLAELDYSPDHGNLSFRECVEQCTRTLQAEGRSKKRKE, from the exons ATGAGGAATACGCTGCATGTCAATGACGGACACAAGGTCCTCCACTCGGTGTCCGGAGACAAGAAATGCAAGCGGAAAGCGCGAGATCCCGTCAAGCGTGATTTATCTTACTTTAAACTGTACAACACATCGCATCCGATGGACGAGACGCTGGGAAGCAGCGCTGCGATGAAGACCAACCCCGTGGAAATGATCGCGTCGCGGGATGACAGCGACACTTTAAACACCGCTATCGACATGAGGATTAATACCGAGAAGACTGTCGATAATAGCGCTAAAACAAGCGCGCAGGTGTCGGTGTTGAACCGTCCGCAGGTTTTTGTGTTGTCTCAGCGCGCAGTCAGTCAGGCGCCTGCGAGCGGCAGCAGGAGCGAGTGCGCGGAATCACCCGGGAGACGCGCAGGAGAGCCGTCTGGCGCGGTCACGCAGATCAAAGCCGTGCAGCAGACGCGCAGGCTGCTGGCGAACGCGCGAGAGAGGACGCGCGTGCACACCATCAGCGCTGCCTTTGAGGCGCTCAGAAAGCAGGTATACTGCATTACTACA GTACCCTGCTACTCTTACGGGCAGAAGCTTTCCAAGCTGGCTATATTAAGAATAGCTTGCAACTACATACTGTCCCTCGCTCAGCTTGCCGAGCTGGACTATTCCCCAGACCACGGCAATCTGAGCTTCCGAGAGTGTGTGGAGCAGTGCACTAGAACTCTACAGGCTGAGGGGCGATCCAAGAAACGCAAG